The Theileria equi strain WA chromosome 2 map unlocalized gcontig_1105316255037, whole genome shotgun sequence genomic sequence GTAAAGTGGGAGTCGAAGGAAGGTTGGTTGATTTCATTCTAGCGCCATGTTCCCTGCATATTCGCCTCTATACTCGTTTCCAGGTCTCAAGATCATTTGCACGACTTGCTACACGAATTTGGCAACGTATCTGGAGGTTGCGAATGTGCGTAGGCTTCACAATAAATTTTAAGTGTAACTCGTACTTTTTCCCTCAGCTCTGGGGCGTTGTTGCGGCGTCCCAGCctccattttgtattttttggGGATAGTCGctcttttatttttctATCCATTTGAGATTAATATTAGCACTTTATCTGCATTGCGCTCACTTTACGGGCTCTGTACCGCCCCTGCTGTCACTACGCGAGTCCTA encodes the following:
- a CDS encoding conserved hypothetical protein (encoded by transcript BEWA_038840A) encodes the protein MTKVKWESKEGLKIICTTCYTNLATYLEVANVRRLHNKF